In the genome of Cryptomeria japonica chromosome 8, Sugi_1.0, whole genome shotgun sequence, one region contains:
- the LOC131035864 gene encoding aspartyl protease AED3-like, protein MTDSKLTLFICFPRTNYHSSAQLLLKMAMLHVFIFLLLGCGVAQSSKLVRVSPLQFSGEDTQEEDEEDCSVAKPRKSSTSIPLMHVQAKCSPFRNEKSTWLYTVLESINGDEQRYRAITRAATSFTTQEDAVLPLAIKNGDYIINLGFGTPQQSFYTLVDTGSDITWIPCATCTDCAGDVFDASKSSTYKYLSCSSETCQALGSTPTCGNYKCSIKQTYGDGSEVTQLLSTESLAVASQSMPAFVFGCATDRTGLITSTPGLVGFGRESISFVSQTANLLQKTFSYCIPSSTATGCLSLGKSTLSSSGLQFTSLLTNSAKPSFYYVALNGVSVGEDRVAVAAMEQSSGKGTIIDSGTTITRLAEPAYGSVRDSFVRQLSNLSRAAPYSIFDACFNFPSRDVDVPEITLHFDKDVDVPLPPTNYLISTNVQGSVVCLALAPPPKSLSDSGVSILGSFQQRDFQVVYDIPASRLGIAPQSCKGC, encoded by the coding sequence ATGACCGACTCAAAGCTTACATTATTCATTTGTTTCCCTCGCACAAACTATCATTCATCTGCACAGCTTCTCTTAAAAATGGCCATGCTTCATGTTTTTATTTTTCTGCTACTGGGCTGTGGGGTAGCACAGAGCAGCAAGCTTGTAAGAGTAAGTCCCTTACAATTCAGTGGCGAGGACACacaggaggaggatgaggaggactgCTCTGTGGCTAAGCCAAGGAAATCGAGCACAAGCATTCCTCTCATGCATGTCCAAGCCAAGTGCTCCCCTTTCCGCAACGAAAAATCAACGTGGCTCTACACCGTGTTGGAGTCAATAAATGGCGACGAGCAGCGCTACCGCGCAATAACGCGAGCAGCAACGAGTTTCACCACACAAGAAGACGCCGTCCTTCCGTTGGCTATAAAAAACGGAGACTACATAATCAATCTGGGCTTCGGCACGCCCCAGCAGAGCTTTTACACGTTGGTCGACACAGGCAGTGACATCACCTGGATCCCCTGCGCAACCTGCACCGATTGCGCAGGTGACGTGTTCGACGCCTCCAAGTCATCCACCTACAAATACCTGAGCTGCTCTTCGGAGACGTGCCAGGCACTGGGCAGCACTCCAACCTGCGGGAATTACAAGTGCAGCATTAAACAGACCTACGGCGATGGATCAGAGGTAACCCAGCTGCTCTCCACGGAATCCCTTGCCGTGGCTTCGCAGTCCATGCCGGCCTTTGTTTTCGGCTGCGCTACAGATCGGACAGGTCTTATCACTTCCACGCCCGGTTTGGTCGGGTTTGGCAGGGAGTCGATCTCGTTTGTTTCGCAGACGGCCAATCTGCTCCAAAAAACCTTCTCTTATTGCATCCCGTCTTCCACGGCCACGGGTTGCCTTTCACTAGGTAAATCCACGCTTTCATCCTCCGGACTGCAGTTTACGTCCCTCTTGACCAACTCTGCCAAACCTTCGTTCTACTACGTGGCGTTAAACGGAGTCTCGGTTGGAGAAGACCGCGTGGCTGTAGCGGCGATGGAGCAGTCAAGCGGGAAAGGGACAATTATAGACTCGGGAACAACTATTACTCGGCTGGCAGAACCCGCTTACGGTTCTGTGAGGGACTCTTTCGTTCGTCAACTCTCTAATCTCAGTCGAGCTGCTCCCTACTCGATCTTCGACGCGTGCTTCAATTTTCCCTCGAGGGATGTGGATGTGCCTGAGATCACGTTGCATTTTGATAAAGATGTGGACGTGCCTCTGCCGCCCACTAATTATTTAATTAGCACGAATGTGCAGGGGTCGGTGGTATGCTTGGCTTTGGCTCCACCTCCTAAGAGCCTCTCGGATTCGGGAGTATCTATATTGGGGAGTTTCCAGCAGCGCGACTTCCAAGTGGTGTATGACATTCCTGCCTCTCGGCTTGGAATCGCTCCTCAAAGCTGCAAAGGTTGTTAG